One segment of Streptomyces sp. NBC_01463 DNA contains the following:
- a CDS encoding branched-chain amino acid ABC transporter permease, whose protein sequence is MTTQNTHVPAPAARIATLIGAAAALAGTFLPWTWTSEFPGDLTVTGYPGGLQILTLTASVLTLLFTLSGYGIPGLRWLTPGGTNSPVRLLALATLGTTGYTIGAIAYELGGVVNLEPGAWVSGIGALIALLAALALPSDEPLPADEPRPGAWQRFRNSLAAPSAGRAKALPGWVEILIITAAFGAALYVFTFGVDIPTEESEEFIGFLITAGFAFTALTRAGLIARITALTTKHRNVTLTAALAAAFCFPFTQDTAEYALIGANILIFATVALGLNVVVGLAGLLDLGYVAFLGVGAYTAALVSGAPLSAIGVHFPFWAAVLTGAVVSLIFGVLIGAPTLRLRGDYLAIVTLGFGEIFRVTVNNLNGNSGPDLTNGSQGIPSIPDLNLFGIDFGLSHDIGPFTLSRPANYYLLMLVVTAVVVLVFRRSGDSRIGRAWVAIREDETAATAMGINAFRLKLLAFALGATLAGLAGTVQAHVNYTVTPEQYQFAGSVPPNSAFLLAAVILGGMGTLSGPFVGAALLYLIPAKLQFMQDYQLFLFGIALILLMRFRPEGLVADRRKQLEFHENDELIDVPEPRQSEDSGAGIAKAGA, encoded by the coding sequence ATGACCACCCAGAACACACACGTCCCCGCACCCGCCGCCCGCATCGCCACCCTCATCGGCGCCGCGGCAGCACTCGCCGGCACCTTCCTCCCCTGGACCTGGACCTCCGAGTTCCCCGGCGACCTCACCGTCACCGGCTACCCCGGCGGCCTCCAGATCCTCACCCTCACCGCCTCGGTCCTCACCCTCCTCTTCACCCTCAGCGGATACGGCATCCCGGGACTCCGCTGGCTCACCCCCGGCGGCACCAACAGCCCCGTCCGCCTCCTCGCCCTCGCCACCCTCGGCACCACCGGCTACACCATCGGTGCGATCGCCTACGAACTCGGCGGCGTGGTCAACCTCGAACCCGGAGCCTGGGTCAGCGGCATCGGCGCACTCATCGCCCTCCTCGCCGCCCTCGCCCTCCCCAGCGACGAGCCCCTCCCCGCCGACGAACCCCGGCCGGGCGCCTGGCAGCGCTTCCGCAACAGCCTCGCCGCACCCTCCGCCGGCCGTGCCAAGGCACTCCCCGGCTGGGTGGAGATCCTCATCATCACCGCGGCCTTCGGCGCCGCCCTCTACGTCTTCACCTTCGGCGTCGACATCCCCACCGAGGAATCCGAGGAGTTCATCGGCTTCCTCATCACCGCGGGCTTCGCGTTCACCGCGCTCACCCGGGCCGGACTCATCGCCCGCATCACCGCGCTGACCACGAAGCACCGCAACGTCACCCTCACCGCCGCCCTGGCCGCGGCCTTCTGCTTCCCCTTCACCCAGGACACCGCGGAATACGCCCTCATCGGCGCGAACATCCTCATCTTCGCCACCGTCGCACTGGGCCTCAACGTCGTCGTCGGCCTCGCCGGCCTCCTCGACCTCGGCTACGTCGCCTTCCTCGGCGTCGGCGCCTACACCGCGGCCCTCGTCTCCGGCGCACCCCTCTCCGCCATCGGCGTCCACTTCCCCTTCTGGGCCGCCGTCCTCACCGGAGCCGTCGTCTCCCTGATCTTCGGCGTCCTGATCGGCGCCCCGACCCTGCGGCTGCGCGGCGACTACCTCGCCATCGTCACCCTCGGCTTCGGAGAGATCTTCCGCGTCACCGTCAACAACCTCAACGGCAACAGCGGACCCGACCTCACCAACGGCTCCCAGGGCATCCCCAGCATCCCCGACCTCAACCTGTTCGGGATCGACTTCGGACTCAGCCACGACATCGGCCCCTTCACCCTCAGCAGGCCGGCCAACTACTACCTGCTGATGCTCGTCGTCACCGCCGTCGTCGTCCTCGTCTTCCGCCGCTCCGGGGACTCCCGCATCGGCCGCGCCTGGGTCGCCATCCGCGAGGACGAGACCGCAGCCACCGCCATGGGCATCAACGCCTTCCGGCTCAAGCTGCTCGCCTTCGCCCTCGGCGCCACCCTCGCCGGACTCGCCGGAACCGTCCAGGCCCACGTCAACTACACCGTGACGCCCGAGCAGTACCAGTTCGCCGGCTCCGTACCCCCGAACTCCGCCTTCCTCCTCGCCGCCGTCATCCTCGGCGGCATGGGAACCCTCAGCGGACCCTTCGTCGGCGCCGCGCTGCTCTACCTCATCCCGGCCAAACTGCAGTTCATGCAGGACTACCAGCTCTTCCTCTTCGGCATCGCGCTCATCCTCCTGATGCGCTTCCGCCCCGAAGGCCTGGTCGCCGACCGCAGGAAACAGCTCGAATTCCACGAGAACGACGAGCTCATCGACGTACCCGAACCACGGCAGTCCGAAGACAGCGGCGCCGGCATCGCCAAGGCGGGGGCGTGA
- a CDS encoding branched-chain amino acid ABC transporter permease — translation MHELPQQLANGLILGAMYGLIAIGYTMVYGIIQLINFAHGEIFMIGGFGALTVYLWMPAGSNLLAIVPLMIIGGVICSVAISVAAERFAYRPLRTAPRLAPLITAIGLSLALQQAIWKWYPNATKDRPFPQFKGEAFDVFGAHIQRGDLFVLIAAPICMIALGLFVSKTRSGRGMQATSQDPDTAKLMGINTDRIIVMAFAIGAAFAAVAAVAYGLKNGQIGFKMGFLMGLKAFTAAVLGGIGNIYGAMLGGVVLGVAESLATGYMSDVPGMDLFGGGAWKDVWAFVLLIVVLLLRPQGLLGERVADRA, via the coding sequence GTGCACGAACTGCCGCAACAGCTGGCCAATGGACTCATCCTCGGCGCGATGTACGGACTCATCGCGATCGGATACACGATGGTCTACGGAATCATCCAGCTCATCAACTTCGCCCACGGCGAGATCTTCATGATCGGAGGCTTCGGAGCTCTCACCGTGTACCTCTGGATGCCGGCCGGCTCCAACCTCCTCGCGATCGTCCCCCTCATGATCATCGGCGGCGTCATATGCTCCGTCGCCATCAGCGTCGCAGCCGAACGCTTCGCGTACCGGCCGCTGCGCACCGCTCCCCGGCTCGCCCCGCTGATCACCGCGATCGGACTCTCCCTCGCGCTCCAGCAGGCCATCTGGAAGTGGTACCCCAACGCCACCAAGGACCGCCCCTTCCCCCAGTTCAAGGGCGAAGCGTTCGACGTCTTCGGCGCCCACATCCAACGCGGTGACCTCTTCGTCCTCATCGCCGCACCCATCTGCATGATCGCGCTGGGCCTCTTCGTCTCCAAGACCCGCTCCGGCCGCGGCATGCAGGCGACCAGCCAGGACCCCGACACCGCCAAGCTCATGGGCATCAACACCGACCGCATCATCGTCATGGCCTTCGCCATCGGTGCCGCGTTCGCCGCCGTCGCCGCCGTCGCCTACGGGCTCAAGAACGGCCAGATCGGCTTCAAAATGGGCTTCCTCATGGGGCTCAAGGCCTTCACCGCAGCCGTACTCGGCGGCATCGGCAACATCTACGGCGCCATGCTCGGCGGAGTCGTACTCGGCGTCGCCGAATCCCTCGCCACCGGCTACATGAGCGACGTCCCCGGCATGGACCTCTTCGGCGGCGGCGCCTGGAAGGACGTATGGGCCTTCGTCCTCCTCATCGTCGTCCTCCTGCTGCGGCCCCAGGGCCTGCTCGGCGAACGCGTCGCGGATCGGGCGTGA
- a CDS encoding branched-chain amino acid ABC transporter substrate-binding protein: protein MLILTTVLTTGALTLTACGSRDDDKKDSSSGDTQTVVIGVDAPLTGDLSALGLGIKNSADLAAKTANKDKTVPGIKFEIQPLDDQAQPSVGQQNATKFIDNKSVLGVVGPLNSGVSQSMQKPLNDAGLTQVSPANTGTELTQGDNWKTGDKKRPFKTYFRTATTDQIQGAFAAKYLYNNAKIKQVYLIDDQKPYGAGLAASFKATFTGLGGKIAGSDHVNPDDRDFNAVVTKVKKSGAKAVYYGGEYPAGAPLSQQLKDSVQIPLMGGDGMYSADFIKLNKKAQGDIATSVGKPVEELESAKKFIADYKTAGYKDAYEAYGGGTYDATWSIIEAVKAVVAANDGKLPDDARTKVLDAMSKVNFEGVTGPVSFDEFGDTTNTMMTAYQVDGGKWASKLSEAYKP, encoded by the coding sequence TTGCTCATCCTCACCACAGTGCTCACCACAGGAGCACTGACACTCACCGCCTGCGGGTCGCGCGACGACGACAAGAAGGACAGCAGCAGCGGCGACACCCAGACCGTCGTCATCGGCGTCGACGCCCCGCTGACCGGTGACCTCTCCGCCCTCGGCCTCGGCATCAAGAACTCCGCCGACCTCGCCGCCAAAACGGCGAACAAGGACAAGACGGTCCCGGGCATCAAGTTCGAGATCCAGCCGCTCGACGACCAGGCCCAGCCCTCCGTCGGCCAGCAGAACGCCACCAAGTTCATCGACAACAAGAGCGTTCTCGGCGTCGTCGGCCCGCTGAACTCCGGCGTCTCCCAGTCGATGCAGAAGCCGCTCAACGACGCCGGCCTCACCCAGGTCTCCCCCGCCAACACGGGCACCGAGCTGACCCAGGGCGACAACTGGAAGACCGGCGACAAGAAGCGCCCCTTCAAGACCTACTTCCGCACCGCCACCACGGACCAGATCCAGGGCGCCTTCGCCGCGAAGTACCTGTACAACAACGCGAAGATCAAGCAGGTCTACCTCATCGACGACCAGAAGCCCTACGGCGCCGGTCTCGCAGCCTCCTTCAAGGCGACGTTCACCGGACTCGGCGGCAAGATCGCCGGCTCCGACCACGTCAACCCCGACGACCGCGACTTCAACGCCGTCGTCACCAAGGTCAAGAAGTCCGGCGCCAAGGCCGTCTACTACGGCGGTGAGTACCCCGCCGGCGCCCCCCTGAGCCAGCAGCTCAAGGACAGCGTCCAGATCCCGCTCATGGGCGGCGACGGCATGTACAGCGCCGACTTCATCAAGCTCAACAAGAAGGCCCAGGGCGACATCGCCACCTCCGTCGGCAAGCCCGTCGAGGAGCTCGAGTCCGCCAAGAAGTTCATCGCGGACTACAAGACGGCCGGATACAAGGACGCCTACGAGGCCTACGGCGGCGGCACCTACGACGCCACCTGGTCGATCATCGAGGCCGTCAAGGCCGTCGTCGCGGCCAATGACGGCAAGCTCCCCGACGACGCCCGCACCAAGGTCCTCGACGCGATGAGCAAGGTCAACTTCGAAGGCGTCACCGGCCCCGTCTCGTTCGACGAGTTCGGCGACACCACGAACACCATGATGACCGCCTACCAGGTCGACGGCGGCAAGTGGGCGTCCAAGCTCAGCGAGGCCTACAAGCCGTAA
- a CDS encoding hotdog fold thioesterase — MGEHTTPTFPQEIIDEYATLGVDLPSLFSAGHLGERMGVTITEASADRVVATMPVEGNTQPYGLLHGGASAVLAETLGSVGAMLHGGPAKLAVGVDLNCTHHRGVRNGLVTGVATPVHRGRTTATYEIVITDEQDKRVCTARLTCLLRDAPKADAS, encoded by the coding sequence ATGGGCGAGCACACCACACCCACGTTCCCCCAGGAGATCATCGACGAGTACGCCACCCTCGGCGTCGACCTGCCCTCCCTCTTCTCCGCGGGCCACCTCGGCGAACGCATGGGCGTCACGATCACCGAGGCCTCCGCGGACCGCGTCGTCGCCACCATGCCCGTCGAGGGCAACACCCAGCCCTACGGACTCCTGCACGGCGGCGCCTCCGCCGTCCTCGCCGAGACCCTCGGCTCGGTGGGCGCCATGCTCCACGGCGGCCCCGCCAAGCTCGCCGTCGGCGTCGACCTGAACTGCACCCATCACCGAGGGGTACGGAACGGCCTCGTCACCGGCGTCGCCACCCCCGTACACCGCGGCCGCACCACCGCCACGTACGAGATCGTCATCACCGACGAACAGGACAAGCGGGTCTGCACCGCCCGCCTCACCTGCCTCCTGCGCGACGCCCCCAAGGCCGACGCCTCCTGA
- a CDS encoding FdhF/YdeP family oxidoreductase, with protein MATKPPTGDPVQDAPQVAPAPHAAAGLPAVAHSLRIAQQQMGVRRTAQTLLKVNQKDGFDCPGCAWPEGDKRHTAEFCENGAKAVAEEATLRRVTPDFFAAHPVADLATRSGYWLGQQGRITQPMYLPEGADRYEAVTWERAFAVMAEELGALASPDEALFYTSGRTSNEAAFLLQLFAREFGTNNLPDCSNMCHESSGSALTETIGVGKGSVSLEDLHHADLIIVAGQNPGTNHPRMLSALEKAKSAGAKIISVNPLPEAGLERFKNPQTPVGMIRGAALNDLFLQIRIGGDQALFRLLNKMILAAEGAVDETFVAEHTHGFEEFAAAAAEADWDQTLTATGLERAAIEEALAMVLASRRTIVCWAMGLTQHKHSVPTIREVVNFLLLRGNIGRPGAGVCPVRGHSNVQGDRTMGIFERPSTAFLDALDKEFSITSPRHHGYDVVRSIQALRDGDAKVFFAMGGNFVAATPDTDVTEAAMRTARLTVHVSTKLNRSHAVTGTRALILPTLGRTDKDVQAGGKQFVTVEDSMSKVHASRGNLTPASPHLLSEPAIVARLARAVLGPGSATPWEEFEKDYATIRDRISRVVPGFENFNQRVAHPGGFTLPHAPRDSRRFPTATGRANFTAAPVEFPELPEGRLLLQTLRSHDQYNTTIYGLDDRYRGIKGGRRVVLVNPDDAAALGLADGAYADLVGEWKDGVERRAPGFRVVHYPTARGCAAAYYPETNVLVPLGSTADTSNTPASKSVVVRFENLR; from the coding sequence ATGGCCACCAAGCCGCCCACCGGAGACCCGGTCCAGGACGCACCGCAGGTCGCACCCGCCCCGCACGCCGCCGCCGGGCTGCCCGCCGTCGCCCACAGCCTGCGCATCGCCCAGCAGCAGATGGGCGTGCGCCGCACCGCGCAGACCCTCCTCAAGGTCAACCAGAAGGACGGCTTCGACTGCCCCGGCTGCGCCTGGCCCGAGGGCGACAAGCGGCACACCGCCGAGTTCTGCGAGAACGGCGCCAAGGCCGTCGCCGAGGAAGCCACGCTGCGCCGCGTCACCCCGGACTTCTTCGCCGCCCACCCGGTCGCCGATCTCGCCACCCGCAGCGGCTACTGGCTCGGCCAGCAGGGGCGTATCACGCAACCCATGTACCTGCCCGAGGGCGCCGACCGGTACGAGGCCGTGACCTGGGAGCGCGCCTTCGCCGTCATGGCCGAGGAGCTCGGCGCACTCGCCTCCCCCGACGAGGCCCTCTTCTACACCTCCGGGCGCACGAGCAACGAGGCCGCGTTCCTGCTCCAGCTGTTCGCCCGCGAATTCGGCACCAACAACCTCCCCGACTGCTCCAACATGTGCCACGAGTCCTCCGGCTCGGCCCTCACCGAGACGATCGGCGTCGGCAAGGGCTCCGTCTCCCTGGAGGACCTCCACCACGCCGACCTGATCATCGTCGCCGGGCAGAACCCGGGCACCAACCACCCCCGGATGCTCTCCGCCCTGGAGAAGGCCAAGTCCGCCGGAGCGAAGATCATCTCGGTGAACCCGCTGCCCGAGGCCGGCCTGGAACGCTTCAAGAACCCGCAGACCCCCGTCGGCATGATCAGGGGGGCGGCCCTCAACGACCTGTTCCTGCAGATACGCATAGGTGGCGACCAGGCACTCTTCCGGCTCCTCAACAAGATGATCCTCGCCGCCGAGGGAGCCGTCGACGAGACCTTCGTGGCCGAACACACCCACGGCTTCGAGGAGTTCGCCGCCGCGGCGGCCGAGGCGGACTGGGATCAGACCCTCACCGCCACCGGCCTCGAACGCGCCGCCATCGAGGAGGCCCTCGCCATGGTCCTCGCCTCCCGGCGCACCATCGTGTGCTGGGCCATGGGCCTCACCCAGCACAAGCACTCCGTGCCGACCATCCGGGAAGTCGTCAACTTCCTCCTGCTGCGCGGCAACATCGGCCGGCCCGGCGCCGGGGTCTGCCCCGTCCGCGGCCACTCCAACGTCCAGGGCGACCGCACCATGGGCATCTTCGAGAGGCCGTCGACGGCGTTCCTCGACGCCCTCGACAAGGAGTTCTCCATCACCTCACCGCGGCACCACGGCTACGACGTGGTCCGCTCCATCCAGGCCCTGCGCGACGGCGACGCCAAGGTCTTCTTCGCCATGGGCGGCAACTTCGTCGCCGCCACCCCCGACACCGACGTCACCGAGGCCGCGATGCGCACCGCACGCCTCACCGTCCACGTCTCGACGAAGCTCAACCGCTCCCACGCCGTCACCGGCACCCGGGCCCTGATCCTGCCCACCCTGGGCCGCACCGACAAGGACGTCCAGGCCGGCGGCAAGCAGTTCGTCACCGTCGAGGACTCCATGAGCAAGGTGCACGCCTCCCGCGGCAACCTCACCCCCGCGAGCCCCCACCTGCTCTCCGAGCCCGCCATCGTCGCCCGTCTCGCCCGCGCCGTGCTCGGACCCGGATCCGCCACCCCCTGGGAGGAGTTCGAGAAGGACTACGCGACGATCCGCGACCGCATCTCCCGCGTCGTCCCCGGCTTCGAGAACTTCAACCAACGCGTCGCGCACCCCGGCGGGTTCACCCTCCCCCACGCCCCCCGCGACTCCCGCCGCTTCCCCACCGCCACCGGCCGGGCCAACTTCACCGCCGCCCCCGTCGAGTTCCCCGAACTCCCCGAAGGCCGGCTCCTGTTGCAGACGCTGCGCTCCCACGACCAGTACAACACCACCATCTACGGCCTCGACGACCGCTACCGCGGCATCAAGGGCGGCCGCCGCGTCGTCCTCGTCAACCCGGACGACGCCGCCGCCCTGGGCCTCGCCGACGGCGCCTACGCCGACCTCGTCGGCGAATGGAAGGACGGGGTGGAACGGCGCGCCCCCGGCTTCCGCGTCGTCCACTACCCCACCGCCCGCGGCTGCGCCGCCGCCTACTACCCCGAGACCAATGTGCTCGTCCCCCTCGGCTCCACCGCGGACACCAGCAACACCCCCGCCAGCAAGTCCGTCGTGGTGCGGTTCGAGAACCTGCGCTGA
- the polA gene encoding DNA polymerase I: MAETASKKTADNRPRLLLMDGHSLAYRAFFALPAENFTTGAGQPTNAVYGFASMLANTLRDEAPTHFAVAFDVSRKTWRSQEFPEYKANRSKTPDEFKGQVELIGELLDAMHADRFAVDGFEADDVIATLATQAEAAGFEVLIVTGDRDSFQLITENVTVLYPTKGVSELTRFTPEKVEEKYGLTPQQYPDFAALRGDPSDNLPGIPGVGEKTAAKWINQFGSFDELVDRAEEVKGKAGQNFRDHLDAVRLNRRLTEMVRDVELPKTPADLERAPYDRTAVTGVLDVLEIRNPSLRERLLAVDPGKAEDEAPAPAAGIELDGAVLGAGELAPWLAEHGAQPLGVATVDTWALGSGTVTEIALATAGGAAAWFDPAQVDEADEQAFAAWIADASRPKVMHNAKSAMRVFPEHGWRIEGVSMDTALAAYLVKPGRRSFALDALAVEYLGRELAPAAASDGQLAFGADDQAEADALMTQARAVLDLGDAFTTRLKEVGAAELLHDMELPTSILLARLERHGIAADRPHLEGMEQQFAGAVQQAVKEAHAAVGREFNLGSPKQLQEVLFGELGLPKTKKTKTGYTTDADALAWLAAQTEHELPVIMLRHREQAKLRVTVEGLVKTIAADGRIHTTFNQTVAATGRLSSTDPNLQNIPVRTDEGRAIRRGFVVGEGFETLMTADYSQIELRVMAHLSEDAGLIEAFTSGEDLHTTVASQVFGVEKTAVDPEMRRKIKAMSYGLAYGLSAFGLSQQLNIEAGEARGLMDTYFERFGGVRDYLHRVVEEARATGYTETVFGRRRYLPDLNSDNRQRRETAERMALNAPIQGTAADIVKVAMLHVDRALTEAKLTSRMLLQVHDEIVLEIAAGEREQVEKILRHEMATAVQLRAPLDVSVGVGTDWESAAH, encoded by the coding sequence GTGGCTGAGACGGCATCGAAGAAGACGGCAGACAACCGACCGCGCCTGCTCCTGATGGACGGGCACTCCCTGGCGTACCGGGCGTTCTTTGCGCTGCCTGCGGAGAATTTCACGACGGGGGCGGGGCAGCCGACGAACGCGGTCTACGGCTTCGCGTCGATGCTCGCGAACACGCTGCGTGACGAGGCGCCGACGCACTTCGCGGTGGCGTTCGACGTGTCGCGCAAGACGTGGCGCTCGCAGGAGTTCCCGGAGTACAAGGCGAACCGGTCGAAGACCCCGGACGAGTTCAAGGGCCAGGTCGAGCTGATCGGGGAGCTGCTCGACGCGATGCACGCCGACCGGTTCGCGGTCGACGGCTTCGAGGCGGACGATGTCATCGCGACGCTGGCCACGCAGGCGGAGGCGGCCGGTTTCGAGGTCCTGATCGTCACGGGCGACCGGGACTCGTTCCAGCTGATCACGGAGAACGTGACGGTGCTGTACCCGACCAAGGGTGTGTCGGAGCTGACGCGGTTCACTCCGGAGAAGGTCGAGGAGAAGTACGGCCTCACCCCGCAGCAGTACCCGGACTTCGCGGCGCTGCGCGGTGACCCGTCGGACAACCTTCCGGGCATCCCCGGGGTCGGCGAGAAGACGGCCGCGAAGTGGATCAACCAGTTCGGTTCGTTCGACGAGCTGGTGGACCGGGCCGAGGAGGTCAAGGGGAAGGCCGGGCAGAATTTCCGCGACCACCTGGACGCGGTGCGGCTGAACCGGCGGCTGACCGAGATGGTCCGCGACGTGGAACTGCCGAAGACCCCCGCCGATCTGGAGCGCGCCCCCTACGACCGCACGGCGGTCACCGGGGTGCTCGATGTGCTGGAGATCCGCAACCCGAGCCTGCGTGAGCGGCTGCTCGCGGTGGACCCGGGCAAGGCGGAGGACGAGGCCCCGGCTCCGGCCGCGGGCATCGAGCTGGACGGTGCGGTGCTGGGGGCCGGCGAGCTCGCTCCGTGGCTGGCCGAGCACGGCGCGCAGCCGCTCGGCGTCGCCACGGTGGACACCTGGGCGCTCGGCAGCGGCACGGTCACGGAGATCGCGCTCGCCACGGCCGGCGGGGCCGCCGCCTGGTTCGACCCGGCGCAGGTCGACGAGGCCGACGAGCAGGCGTTCGCCGCCTGGATCGCGGACGCGTCCCGGCCGAAGGTCATGCACAACGCGAAGAGCGCGATGCGCGTCTTCCCGGAGCACGGCTGGCGGATCGAGGGCGTGTCGATGGACACCGCGCTCGCCGCGTATCTGGTCAAGCCGGGCCGGCGCTCCTTCGCGCTGGACGCCCTGGCGGTGGAGTACCTGGGCCGGGAGCTCGCCCCGGCGGCCGCGTCCGACGGCCAGCTGGCGTTCGGTGCGGACGACCAGGCCGAGGCCGACGCCCTGATGACGCAGGCCCGTGCCGTCCTCGACCTCGGCGACGCGTTCACGACGCGGCTCAAGGAGGTCGGCGCGGCCGAGCTGCTGCACGACATGGAGCTGCCGACGTCGATCCTGCTGGCCCGCCTGGAGCGGCACGGCATCGCGGCGGACCGGCCCCATCTGGAGGGCATGGAGCAGCAGTTCGCGGGCGCCGTGCAGCAGGCGGTGAAGGAGGCGCACGCCGCGGTGGGCCGCGAGTTCAACCTCGGTTCGCCCAAGCAGCTCCAGGAGGTCCTCTTCGGCGAGCTGGGCCTGCCGAAGACGAAGAAGACGAAGACCGGGTACACGACGGACGCGGACGCGCTGGCGTGGCTGGCCGCGCAGACCGAGCACGAGCTGCCGGTCATCATGCTGCGCCACCGCGAGCAGGCGAAGCTGCGGGTCACGGTCGAGGGCCTGGTCAAGACGATCGCCGCGGACGGCCGGATCCACACCACGTTCAACCAGACCGTGGCCGCGACCGGCCGGCTCTCCTCCACCGACCCCAACCTGCAGAACATCCCCGTCCGCACCGACGAGGGCCGGGCGATCCGCCGGGGCTTCGTCGTCGGCGAGGGCTTCGAGACGCTGATGACGGCGGACTACAGCCAGATCGAGCTGCGCGTGATGGCGCACCTCTCCGAGGACGCGGGCCTGATCGAGGCGTTCACCTCCGGCGAGGACCTGCACACCACGGTCGCCTCGCAGGTCTTCGGTGTCGAGAAGACCGCGGTCGACCCCGAGATGCGGCGCAAGATCAAGGCCATGAGCTACGGGCTGGCGTACGGCCTGTCCGCGTTCGGTCTCTCCCAGCAGCTGAACATCGAGGCGGGCGAGGCCCGGGGCCTGATGGACACCTACTTCGAGCGGTTCGGCGGCGTCCGCGACTATCTGCACCGCGTGGTGGAGGAGGCGCGGGCCACCGGCTACACGGAGACGGTCTTCGGCCGCCGCCGCTATCTGCCGGACCTCAACAGCGACAACCGCCAGCGCCGCGAGACGGCCGAGCGGATGGCGCTCAACGCACCGATCCAGGGCACGGCCGCGGACATCGTGAAGGTCGCCATGCTCCACGTCGACCGGGCACTCACCGAGGCGAAGCTGACGTCACGGATGCTGCTCCAGGTCCACGACGAAATCGTGCTGGAGATCGCCGCGGGTGAGCGGGAGCAGGTGGAGAAGATCCTGCGCCACGAGATGGCGACGGCGGTGCAGTTGCGGGCGCCGCTGGATGTGTCGGTCGGCGTGGGCACGGACTGGGAGTCCGCCGCACACTGA
- a CDS encoding DUF4184 family protein has protein sequence MPFTLSHAAAVLPGIRRNGTGRGPLLASALVAGSFAPDMTYYADTAVPGAMEFGQVTHAWWGVFTVDVVITAATVALWLLLREPLVALLPTSQQGRVHTWVRGERRTPREGPRGLRDGGWFLVSAVIGAGTHVVWDAFTHHDRWGVRLVPVLDRDVSGYPVFQLVQYGSSALALTVLAWFAVTGLRRTGNRPVPASVPVLDRGARWWAAAVIGLCVLLGTVHRCARWYAYFGHIDTPLDIIPTACFGAGAGLAAGLVLYAVWMRLRGRGTAAPSLPVAGRARDTSRTGD, from the coding sequence ATGCCGTTCACGCTCAGCCACGCCGCCGCCGTCCTCCCCGGGATCCGCCGCAACGGAACCGGGCGCGGACCGCTCCTGGCCTCGGCCCTCGTCGCCGGCTCGTTCGCCCCCGACATGACGTACTACGCGGACACGGCGGTCCCGGGTGCCATGGAGTTCGGGCAGGTCACCCACGCGTGGTGGGGTGTGTTCACCGTCGACGTCGTGATCACCGCGGCGACCGTGGCGCTGTGGCTGCTGCTGCGCGAACCGCTCGTGGCACTGCTGCCCACGAGCCAACAGGGGCGCGTGCACACCTGGGTACGCGGCGAGCGGCGCACCCCGCGGGAGGGGCCGCGCGGTCTGCGGGACGGTGGCTGGTTCCTGGTGTCCGCCGTCATCGGGGCCGGGACGCACGTCGTCTGGGACGCGTTCACCCACCACGACCGGTGGGGGGTGCGGCTGGTGCCCGTACTGGACCGCGACGTGTCCGGATATCCGGTGTTCCAGCTGGTGCAGTACGGCAGTTCGGCCCTCGCGCTGACCGTGCTCGCGTGGTTCGCCGTGACGGGGCTGCGCCGGACCGGGAACCGGCCGGTGCCGGCGTCCGTACCGGTCCTGGACCGCGGGGCGCGGTGGTGGGCGGCCGCGGTCATCGGGCTGTGCGTCCTGCTGGGCACCGTGCACCGCTGCGCGCGCTGGTACGCCTACTTCGGGCACATCGACACACCGCTCGACATCATCCCGACCGCGTGCTTCGGCGCGGGGGCCGGGCTGGCGGCCGGACTCGTGCTGTACGCGGTGTGGATGCGGCTGCGGGGCCGGGGCACCGCGGCACCCTCACTCCCCGTCGCCGGCCGGGCCCGGGACACGAGCCGGACCGGCGACTGA